From a single Patescibacteria group bacterium genomic region:
- the ftsE gene encoding cell division ATP-binding protein FtsE, whose product MIEFKNVSKFYDDCAALDKVTFGIKPKEFVCIVGRSGAGKTTLLKLLLKEEEPSEGEIVVDGRDVGDLKKHDIPLYRRKIGAIFQDFKLLPNKNAYENIAFAMEAAGRTEQEIAVDVPQILNLVELSDKANNFPAQLSGGEKQRVAIGRALVHKPDILMADEPTGNLDPLHTWDIIRLLCRINELGTTVILATHDREIINALSKRVISFDRGHLIRDEENGRYIV is encoded by the coding sequence ATGATTGAATTTAAAAATGTTTCAAAATTTTATGATGATTGCGCAGCATTGGATAAAGTGACTTTCGGCATTAAACCGAAAGAGTTTGTTTGTATTGTCGGCCGTTCGGGCGCTGGCAAGACAACGCTTTTAAAGCTTTTATTAAAAGAAGAAGAACCGAGCGAAGGGGAGATTGTTGTTGATGGCAGAGATGTAGGAGATTTAAAAAAACATGATATCCCGCTTTACAGAAGAAAAATCGGAGCAATATTCCAGGATTTTAAATTATTGCCCAATAAGAACGCTTATGAGAATATTGCCTTTGCGATGGAAGCAGCAGGCAGGACTGAACAGGAAATTGCAGTTGATGTTCCTCAAATTTTAAACCTCGTTGAATTAAGCGACAAAGCCAATAATTTTCCTGCCCAACTTTCTGGCGGAGAGAAGCAAAGAGTGGCAATTGGCAGAGCACTGGTTCATAAGCCGGATATTTTGATGGCCGACGAGCCTACTGGTAATCTTGACCCCTTGCACACATGGGATATAATTAGATTATTATGCAGAATCAACGAATTAGGTACAACCGTGATTCTGGCTACTCATGACCGGGAAATAATCAATGCTTTAAGTAAGAGAGTAATAAGTTTTGACCGCGGCCATTTAATTCGTGACGAAGAAAACGGCCGATACATCGTATGA
- a CDS encoding ABC transporter permease has product MMEAFRRIVKWGLKNFWRNGWLSTATVSIMILTLLVITVLLMVNVVANAVLENLENKIDISVYFKLQTPEEDILAAKTQLEKLVEVERIDYTSQNQALLNFREKHKDNPVLLQSLDELETNPLEASLNIKAKETSQYVSINQFLESVHYKDIIDKVNYMQNKGVIEKLSKIITDVKTVGLTVSLLLAVIVFLVTFNAIRLAIYSSREEINVMKLVGASNWFIRGPFIVEGLMYGVLATIITVIFLYPAFYFASSKLSGFLPIDDLFSYFKTNLFSLFFLLLGVGLVLGVFSSFIAVRKYLKD; this is encoded by the coding sequence ATGATGGAAGCATTTAGAAGAATAGTTAAATGGGGATTAAAGAATTTCTGGCGCAATGGCTGGCTTTCTACAGCTACAGTCAGCATTATGATTTTGACGCTTTTAGTAATCACGGTTTTACTGATGGTTAATGTGGTAGCCAACGCTGTTTTGGAAAATTTGGAAAATAAAATCGATATCAGTGTTTATTTTAAACTACAAACCCCGGAAGAGGATATTTTAGCGGCAAAAACCCAGCTGGAAAAATTAGTTGAAGTGGAAAGAATAGATTATACTTCGCAAAACCAGGCATTGTTGAATTTTAGGGAAAAACACAAAGACAATCCCGTTCTACTGCAAAGCTTGGATGAATTAGAAACCAATCCCTTGGAAGCAAGTTTGAATATAAAGGCCAAGGAGACTAGCCAGTATGTGAGTATTAATCAATTTTTGGAAAGCGTGCACTACAAGGATATTATTGATAAAGTGAATTACATGCAGAATAAGGGAGTCATAGAAAAATTAAGCAAAATTATTACTGATGTAAAAACCGTTGGCCTGACAGTGAGTTTGTTATTGGCAGTAATCGTGTTTTTGGTAACCTTTAATGCTATCCGTCTGGCAATTTACAGTTCTAGAGAAGAAATCAATGTCATGAAATTGGTGGGCGCGAGCAATTGGTTTATCAGGGGACCGTTTATTGTTGAGGGCTTGATGTATGGAGTACTTGCCACGATTATAACTGTAATTTTTTTGTATCCAGCATTCTATTTTGCTTCGTCAAAGCTTTCTGGCTTCCTGCCTATTGACGACTTATTCTCATATTTTAAGACAAATCTGTTTTCTTTGTTTTTTCTCCTTTTGGGAGTAGGCCTAGTTTTAGGTGTATTCAGCAGTTTTATTGCTGTAAGGAAATATTTGAAAGATTAA
- a CDS encoding DUF2238 domain-containing protein: protein MESEPRKTKKRYSEITASIFTLNGLVLFFGDRTWFPDFYNPKFMAMAAFVSAFLIILPRLIYKAKGDPKKQQLLNLLEVSLIIGLGLSGLGGLGLFRLSGAGFEYDKLIHFFIPFIYTVVICCFGSQWYGWSFKKSVVLGATLIFMGGIVWEIFEFLADTLFGTQMRGYYGQYIAKDTTLDMIFNAFGIISGIFVSAKFNKVIHNYFERSNERSE from the coding sequence ATGGAAAGCGAGCCACGCAAAACAAAAAAAAGATACAGCGAAATTACTGCCAGTATTTTCACATTGAACGGACTGGTTCTTTTTTTTGGAGACCGGACATGGTTTCCTGATTTTTATAATCCGAAATTTATGGCCATGGCGGCTTTTGTCTCGGCTTTTCTCATTATTCTGCCGCGCCTGATTTATAAGGCAAAAGGCGACCCCAAAAAGCAGCAATTATTAAACCTCCTTGAAGTAAGTTTAATCATCGGCTTAGGACTAAGTGGCCTTGGCGGACTGGGCCTTTTCCGTCTTTCTGGAGCCGGCTTTGAATACGATAAGCTCATCCATTTTTTCATTCCTTTTATTTATACGGTTGTTATCTGTTGTTTTGGTTCGCAGTGGTATGGATGGAGTTTTAAAAAATCAGTTGTTTTGGGAGCAACTCTGATATTTATGGGAGGAATTGTCTGGGAAATATTCGAATTTCTTGCGGATACTCTTTTTGGAACGCAAATGCGCGGTTATTACGGGCAATATATCGCTAAAGATACTACTCTGGACATGATATTTAATGCGTTTGGCATTATCAGCGGTATATTCGTCTCAGCAAAATTCAATAAAGTCATCCATAATTATTTTGAGCGTTCAAACGAGCGCTCAGAATAA
- a CDS encoding YdcF family protein, whose product MKQIKTSFKKVLDFLIDRTPEEKLPKVDAIFVFGHTDPRVAKHATHLYKSKKAKMIILTGKGRKDIPNFESEASHYASLIESDGVPKSSLILEKLSTNSLENVLFGIKACHDNNFRPKSLIVVAIPPLLRRSRATFEKQFPSIKIYSSGPDIPLEEYLQHTRRILEEFDRFDEYSKKGDIASVKVPQNIQDAIQSIKSII is encoded by the coding sequence ATGAAACAAATTAAAACTTCTTTTAAAAAGGTTTTGGATTTTCTAATAGACCGAACGCCAGAAGAAAAACTTCCAAAAGTAGACGCTATTTTTGTATTTGGGCATACAGATCCAAGGGTTGCTAAGCATGCAACGCATCTCTATAAATCAAAAAAGGCAAAGATGATTATTTTAACTGGCAAGGGACGTAAGGATATTCCTAATTTCGAAAGCGAAGCAAGTCATTATGCTTCTTTAATAGAAAGCGATGGCGTACCAAAAAGCTCGTTAATTTTAGAAAAACTTTCAACGAATTCGCTTGAAAATGTTTTATTTGGCATAAAAGCTTGCCACGATAATAATTTTCGTCCTAAATCGCTTATTGTTGTTGCCATACCGCCTCTTCTTAGACGTTCTCGTGCAACATTTGAGAAACAGTTTCCTAGCATTAAAATTTATAGCAGTGGCCCCGATATTCCACTGGAAGAATATTTACAGCACACGAGGAGAATTTTAGAAGAGTTTGACAGGTTTGATGAATATTCAAAAAAAGGCGATATCGCGAGCGTCAAGGTTCCTCAGAATATTCAAGATGCAATTCAAAGTATAAAATCAATTATTTAA
- a CDS encoding nucleoside 2-deoxyribosyltransferase: MKFYISSRIKRVSLVRKLSQKLKQSGHSITFDWTKQIMPESCEKNPAQSRKIAKLALTGIRKCDVFVLITDRAGTGMHTEFGIALAENKKIFVVGKHLHTNIFFFHPKVKIINSVIDLLKEVK; this comes from the coding sequence ATGAAATTCTATATATCTTCAAGAATAAAAAGAGTGAGCTTAGTCAGAAAATTGTCTCAAAAACTAAAACAATCTGGCCATTCTATAACTTTTGATTGGACTAAACAAATAATGCCTGAATCCTGTGAGAAAAATCCTGCTCAATCGAGGAAAATTGCTAAGTTAGCTTTAACTGGAATAAGAAAGTGTGATGTTTTTGTTTTAATAACCGACAGAGCAGGAACGGGCATGCATACTGAATTTGGTATTGCCTTGGCAGAAAATAAAAAGATTTTTGTGGTTGGAAAACATTTACACACAAATATCTTTTTCTTCCATCCTAAAGTGAAAATAATAAACTCTGTTATCGATTTATTAAAAGAAGTAAAATAG